One uncultured Carboxylicivirga sp. genomic window, GGTCGGTAGCACGAAGGTAGCGTTCCATCGATTCATCGTATCCAAAGGTAGAAGTAGTTGCACCAATTTCAGCACCCATGTTACAAATGGTACCCTTACCTGTACAGCTTAACGATTGAGCTCCTTCTCCAAAATACTCAACAACACAACCAGTGCCTCCTTTTACAGTTAATATTCCTGCAACCTTCAGGATAATATCTTTTGGAGCTGTCCAGCCATTTAATTTACCGGTAAGTTTAACACCGATCAACTTAGGAAACTTCAATTCCCAAGGCATACCTGCCATAACATCAACAGCATCGGCACCACCAACACCGATGGCGATCATTCCCAGTCCACCCGCATTAACAGTATGCGAATCTGTTCCAATCATCATTCCACCAGGGAAGGCATAATTTTCCAAAACAACCTGATGAATAATACCTGCACCAGGTTTCCAGAAACCAATACCATAGCGGTTCGATACTGAGCTTAAGAAGTCATATACTTCCTTGTTGCTAACTTCCGCTGTTTTAAGGTCGGTTGAAGCACCAACCTTGGCCTGAATCAGGTGATCGGCATGAACAGTTGACGGTACAGCAGCTTTTTCCTTGCCGGCTTGCATAAATTGCAATAAGGCCATTTGCGCTGTTGCGTCCTGCATTGCTACACGATCGGGATTGAAATTTACATACGAACTACCTCTATCGTATGCTGAATCGGGGAGTTTATCAGCAAGGTGGGCATATAAAATTTTCTCTGTTAAAGTTAAAGGTCTTCCAAGAAGCTGACGTGTTTGTTCTACTTTATCAGGCAACTCAGCGTAAACCTTTTTAATCATCTCAATATCAAAAGCCATTTTTCTGATTTATTTAGATAATGTGAATATTGCGGTTTTAGAAATCAAATTTACTAAAAAAAGTCTCTCAGTTAATAACAAGGTCACCAGGTTTTTGTTGTTCTTCTTAACAGGTTTAAAATTCTTTTACTAACTTGACGCTGAAATATTATGTACCATATACCTAATTTATAAGCTCATTGCCAAACGTATGAAGCTAATACTCATCTATGAAAATCTCCGCATAGCCTTCGGTTCAATCCGTTCTAATTTATTACGTACTATCCTTACCATATTGATAATTGGAATTGGTATTACTGCATTAATTGGAATATTGACTGCAATAACTTCCATCAAATTGGCTATAAGCACTAAGTTTACAGGAATGGGAGCCAATTCATTTACAATCGAAAACAGGGGAATGAATGTGCAGGTGGGTAATAATTCCATGAGACAAAAAAATTATGGTTTTATCTCGTTTAAAGAGGCCATGGCTTTTAAAGAAGAGTTTGATTTTCCTGCAACAGTTTCTGTTTCTTACAATGCATCAGGTGCGGCTACAGTTAAAGCAGGAGAGAATAAATCAAATCCCAATGTGGCTGTTTATGGTGTTGATGAAAATTTTATTGATGTAGAAGGCCATACTTTAAGTAAGGGAAGGCATTTTAGTGTTCAGGAGGTGCAGGATCACAGATATGTGGCTGTGTTAGGAAGTGCCCTATCGAAAAAGGTTTTTCCTGATGGAGAGAATCCTGTGGATCAGGTAATAAGTGTAGCAGGTGCAAAATATTTGGTGATTGGGGTTTTGGAAGAGAAGGGAGCCGGTTTTGGTAGTCAGAGTGATAATATATTATTGTTGCCGGTAACGAATGTAAGGCAAAAATTCAGTCGTCCGAATATGTCTTATAACATTGTTGTGAAGGCAATGGATAGTCAGCAGATTGATAATGCAATCAGCGAGGCAACAGGGTTATTTAGAATAATTCGACGTTTGACCGTTCATGATGAAAATAATTTTAACGTCAATAAAAGTGATAATTTATCCCGTATACTGATTGAAAGTACAGGTACTGTTACTTTAATTGCTGCAGTGATAGGTTTAATTACACTAATTGGAGCGGCCATTGGATTAATGAATATAATGTTGGTGGCCGTGGCCGAAAGAACCCGTGAAATTGGAATCAGAAAAGCGATGGGGGCTAATACCAAAGCAATTCGTAATCA contains:
- a CDS encoding ABC transporter permease; this encodes MKLILIYENLRIAFGSIRSNLLRTILTILIIGIGITALIGILTAITSIKLAISTKFTGMGANSFTIENRGMNVQVGNNSMRQKNYGFISFKEAMAFKEEFDFPATVSVSYNASGAATVKAGENKSNPNVAVYGVDENFIDVEGHTLSKGRHFSVQEVQDHRYVAVLGSALSKKVFPDGENPVDQVISVAGAKYLVIGVLEEKGAGFGSQSDNILLLPVTNVRQKFSRPNMSYNIVVKAMDSQQIDNAISEATGLFRIIRRLTVHDENNFNVNKSDNLSRILIESTGTVTLIAAVIGLITLIGAAIGLMNIMLVAVAERTREIGIRKAMGANTKAIRNQFLLESIIIGQVGGAVGIILGIIIGNLMSIALKAPFVVPWNWVILGVAICLTVGLLSGLMPALKAAKLDPIESLRYE